A portion of the Apis mellifera strain DH4 linkage group LG6, Amel_HAv3.1, whole genome shotgun sequence genome contains these proteins:
- the LOC726236 gene encoding neither inactivation nor afterpotential protein G-like produces the protein MWNYVLISTLVLFVSLLYHCYFNSPASIIEHPNTHYDYIIVGAGTAGCVIASRLSEISNLTILLVEAGGHFGWVSSIPILTPVLQKTDVDWSYSTEPQIYSSKGFWNHIQKVPRGKGLGGTGQINYLVHSFGKPEDYKAWPKGWSHADLLPYFKKVSDIMNVMSSPEEEYLAEAFLMAEESLKLNNVTLQKGLYTVKRGSRWSTFHAHLQNAWNRKNLHILTNTLVSKILFKENSNADGIKVIYKDGSVGKIFTRKEVILCAGVINTPQLLLLSGIGPAEQLDKFQIPVVSNLVEVGKNLFDHILLPVYVNLEANVSITFFKLQTLPEVLNYFIFGRGWYATNAIMAVGRTNDSGIMLLGMGSTDENIWKSISNQKTEPYRLLYPSYNDSSYEGFIFLSYCLQPKSRGSVSLRSANIRHQPRIDPAYLQHYDDVLCTHRAVNFAIQTLDTSKFREYGAKIHHPDLEECRHLRRDYRDLEYTECVLRIGGLTSYHLCGSCRMGADDRAVVDEKLRVKGVNRLRIIDSSILSNPISGNPNSVLIAMAERASDLILGRIFN, from the exons ATGTGGAACTACGTACTGATTTCGACCCTTGTGTTATTTGTATCGTTACTGTATCATTGTTATTTCAACAGTCCGGCTAGCATTATAGAGCACCCTAATACGCATTACGATTACATAATCG TTGGTGCTGGAACAGCGGGATGCGTGATAGCATCACGGCTTTCCGAAATTTCAAATCTGACGATTTTATTGGTCGAGGCGGGAGGACATTTTGGATGGGTGTCATCCATTCCGATTTTGACGCCAGTTCTGCAAAAGACCGACGTCGATTGGTCTTATTCGACGGAACCCCAAATATACTCTTCGAAAGGATTTTGGAATCAC ATTCAAAAAGTTCCAAGAGGTAAAGGGTTAGGTGGAACCGGGCAGATAAATTATTTGGTTCACTCTTTCGGGAAGCCGGAAGATTACAAAGCCTGGCCGAAGGGATGGTCGCATGCCGATCTGCTTCCGTATTTTAAAAAGGTGTCTGATATCATGAACGTAATGTCCAGCCCGGAGGAAGAATATCTGGCGGAAGCTTTTCTCATGGCGGAAGAATCGTTGAAGTTGAATAATGTGACTCTACAAAAGGGTCTGTACACTGTTAAAAGAGGTTCACGGTGGAGCACATTTCACGCGCATTTACAAAATGCCTGGAATAGAAAGAACTTGCATATTTTGACGAACACGTTGGTTTCGAAA ATACTTTTCAAAGAGAATTCAAACGCAGATGGGATCAAAGTAATTTACAAAGATGGATCAGTGGGAAAGATTTTCACTAGGAAAGAAGTGATTCTTTGTGCAGGTGTTATCAATACTCCCCAACTGCTTTTGCTTTCTGGAATCGGACCAGCCGAACAACTTGACAAATTTcag atacctGTGGTGAGTAATCTTGTGGAAGTGGGTAAAAACCTTTTCGACCATATTCTGCTTCCGGTTTACGTTAACCTCGAAGCAAACGTGAGCATAACATTCTTTAAATTGCAAACGCTTCCCGAGGtgctcaattattttattttcggaaGAG gATGGTACGCAACAAACGCCATAATGGCGGTGGGTCGTACTAACGATAGCGGCATCATGCTTCTTGGAATGGGTTCTactgatgaaaatatatggaaaagtATATCCAATCAAAAAACAGAG CCTTACAGATTGCTATACCCGTCCTACAACGACAGCTCTTACGAAGGATTCATATTCCTGTCCTACTGTTTACAACCAAAAAGTCGTGGCAGCGTGTCGTTAAGATCTGCCAATATCCGTCATCAACCAAGAATCGATCCTGCCTACCTTCAACACTACGACGATGTATTGTGCACCCATCGAG CTGTAAATTTCGCCATCCAAACGCTCGAcacgtcgaaatttcgcgaGTACGGGGCAAAAATCCATCATCCCGACTTGGAGGAGTGTCGACACTTGCGACGAGATTACAGGGACCTCGAGTACACGGAGTGCGTATTGAGAATCGGCGGTCTAACGAGTTATCATTTATGCGGCTCCTGCAGGATGGGTGCCGACGATCGCGCGGTCGTCGACGAGAAGTTACG AGTGAAAGGCGTCAACAGACTTAGAATAATAGATTCTAGTATATTATCAAATCCCATTTCCGGTAATCCGAATTCCGTTCTAATTGCAATGGCGGAACGAGCAAGCGATTTGATTCTTGGTCgcatattcaattaa